From Vespula vulgaris chromosome 11, iyVesVulg1.1, whole genome shotgun sequence, the proteins below share one genomic window:
- the LOC127067703 gene encoding trypsin-7-like translates to MVVFYLTSLSIILSLGSYGANSLEPRFVGSTVASINDYPYQLSIYFGRNYVCGASIIASRWAITAANCLNFKTPEMVNLRAGSNDTQSGGRVYKVSKFVIHPKYNRSSSEYDVALLNLTTPFVYGRAVRPIPIIQAYKNVAVGSPAVITGWGWVSNSVPAFSYTLRKLVLPILDPLLCRNYYGKKFNSNTMLCTKDEKNKKGVCAFSGFPLVVNGTLVGIYSTGYGCTVTPTIYTKLSAQPIRSWITSVTRI, encoded by the exons ATGGTTGTATTTTATTTGACAAGTTTGTCAATTATACTCTCCCTTG GATCCTATGGAGCCAATTCGTTGGAACCAAGGTTTGTTGGTAGCACCGTAGCTTCCATAAACGATTATCCTTATCAGTTGAGCATTTATTTTGGACGAAACTACGTATGTGGAGCTTCTATAATTGCTTCAAGATGGGCCATTACAGCAGCCAACTGTTTGAACTTCAAGACTCCTGAAATGGTGAATCTCCGGGCCGGAAGCAATGACACTCAAAGTGGCGGTAGAGTTTATAAAGTATCCAAATTCGTCATACATCCAAAATATAATCGCAGTAGTAGCGAATATGACGTTGCTTTATTGAATTTGACTACGCCTTTCGTTTATGGAAGAGCTGTCAGGCCCATTCCGATAATACAAGCATACAAGAATGTAGCAGTTGGTTCACCAGCTGTTATCACTGGTTGGGGCTGGGTTTCGAACTCTGTTCCAGCGTTTTCGTATACTCTTCGAAAACTGGTTCTGCCGATTCTCGATCCGTTGCTTTGTCGAAATTATTACGGAAAGAAGTTCAACTCGAACACGATGCTTTGCacgaaggatgaaaaaaataagaaaggcgTCTGTGCGTTTTCTGGTTTCCCATTGGTTGTGAACGGTACCTTGGTTGGCATTTATTCTACGGGATATGGATGCACTGTAACACCAACAATTTACACGAAGTTATCAGCACAACCTATACGATCCTGGATCACATCTGTTACAcgcatttaa
- the LOC127067827 gene encoding beta-galactosidase — MWKTLVLLIVTVGSTFGELLQIERNNLQSNFSFAVDYTNNQFLLDGQPFRYVSGSFHYFRTPRRYWRDRLRKMRAAGFNAVSTYVEWSLHQPEVDVWNWSGDADFIEFLNLAQEENLLVLLRPGPYICAERDFGGLPYWLLTRVPDINLRTNDIRYLNYVEQYLNIVLEKVKPYLRGNGGPIIMVQVENEYGSYKACDIAYMNTLRDIFQKIIGDKAVLYTTDGISDRMLRCGSVSGVYATIDFGTTSNVNTSFELMRRYQPTGPLVNSEFYPGWLTHWEEPFQRVAANTVQKKLDEMLALGASVNIYMFYGGTNFGFTSGANGDAKTYSPQLTSYDYDAPLTEAGDPTEKYFQIRDVISKYLPLPNISIPTVSPKGDYGPVLLEPVLELFEPRSRELFGSPIVHTSKPPTFEEIGLPHWLVLYETNIPSNVKDPMILNALTKDRALIYVDDELSGTLSRTKNIHSLSLATPYGQRLKILVENQGHLNYGNEIHDFKGIFNVNIDGIPLSPWNVTGFRLSNVKGLDNFEIRTIQSGILQNGPMFLRSYFQVTDQPLDTYLDTTGWGKGVAYVNGYNLGRYWPVVGPQMTLYIPATFLRTGQNILEILELEYVPATRKMRFSDKANLGFSVMHTENH; from the exons ATGTGGAAGACGTTAGTGTTGTTGATCGTAACCGTCGGCAGTACATTCGGAGAACTGTTacaaatcgaacgaaat AATTTACAGTCGAACTTTAGCTTCGCAGTAGATTATACAAATAATCAATTCTTGTTAGATGGGCAACCATTCCGTTATGTTTCCGGTAGTTTTCACTATTTTCGTACGCCTAGGAGATACTGGCGGGATCGGTTGAGGAAAATGAGAGCAGCCGGTTTTAATGCCGTTTCGAC GTACGTAGAGTGGAGCTTACATCAACCTGAAGTAGATGTTTGGAACTGGAGTGGCGATGCAGactttattgaatttttaaaccTCGCTCAGGAAGAGAACCTTTTGGTTTTATTGAGACCCGGACCTTACATTTGCGCTGAAAGAGACTTT ggTGGTCTTCCATATTGGTTACTAACTCGTGTACCTGATATAAATTTACGTACTAATGATATAC GTTACTTAAATTACGTAGAACAGTACTTGAATATTGTTTTGGAGAAAGTAAAACCTTATCTAAGAGGAAATGGTGGACCTATAATTATGGTCCAG GTGGAAAACGAATATGGAAGCTATAAAGCTTGCGATATCGCATACATGAACACATTACGCGATATCTTCCAAAAAATAATTGGAGATAAAGCTGTTTTGTATACGACGGATGGAATATCTGACAGAATGCTTCGTTGCGGGTCAGTATCTGGTGTATATGCTACCATTGATTTTGGTACCACTTCCAATGTAAATACCAGCTTTGAACTTATGAGACGTTATCAACCGACG ggACCGTTGGTAAACTCGGAATTCTATCCTGGCTGGTTGACTCATTGGGAAGAACCATTTCAAAGAGTGGCGGCTAATACTGTTCAAAAAAAGTTAGACGAAATGTTGGCGCTTGGAGCTTCtgttaacatatatatgttttatggTGGCACGAACTTTGGATTTACTTCTG gaGCTAATGGTGATGCCAAGACTTATAGTCCTCAATTAACTTCTTACGATTATGATGCACCATTGACAGAGGCTGGAGATCcaacagaaaaatattttcaaataagagATGTTATATCCAAG TATCTTCCGTTACCAAATATTTCCATACCAACGGTATCACCTAAAGGCGATTATGGTCCAGTATTATTGGAGCCTGTACTGGAATTATTTGAACCGAGATCGAGAGAATTATTTGGGTCTCCTATAGTACACACATCTAAGCCACCGACTTTTGAAGAAATAGGATTACCACATTGGTTGGTTCTCTATGAAACTAACATACCATCCAATGTTAAGGATCCAATGATATTAAATGCATTAACGAAAGATAGAGCATTGATATATGTTGACGATGAACTCTCCGGAACTTTGAGTCGAACGAAGAATATACATTCCTTGTCCTTGGCAACTCCATATGGCCAACGCTTGAAAATACTCGTAGAAAATCAAGGACATCTGAATTACGGCAATGAGATTCATGATTTCAAG ggtatttttaatgtaaacaTCGACGGAATTCCATTATCACCATGGAATGTAACAGGATTTCGACTAAGCAATGTAAAAGGATTGGATAATTTTGAAATCAGAACGATTCAAAGTGGTATCCTTCAAAATGGACCTATGTTTTTACGTTCTTATTTCCAAGTCACTGACCAACCATTGGACACTTATTTAGATACCACAGGTTGGGGTAAAGGTGTCGCATACGTAAACGGTTATAACCTTGGTAGATATTGGCCTGTGGTTGGTCCACAAATGACCCTCTATATACCGGCAACATTTTTACGCACCGGTCAAAacatattagaaatattagaattGGAATATGTTCCGGCTACAAGAAAAATGAGATTTTCAGATAAAGCTAATTTAGGTTTTTCAGTCATGCATActgaaaatcattaa
- the LOC127067695 gene encoding X-linked retinitis pigmentosa GTPase regulator yields the protein MGLPDIENIPETGAVFTIGRSRFADNVASHFFIRKDPVLTITCGDEHSAVVCQSGRLFVFGSNDWGQLGLGHKNHVSKPSCVKILKPEKVTHVACGRAHTLICTGGQKIFACGSDQEGQLGRGNAAVGDSASTPVLVYDCGLAGPRVTQIAAGSHHSMALTSDGGVIAWGSNLEGQLGLSGISGLVNKPTKVPIPEPVKEISTGYYHSAFLTESGLIYICGESESGKLGIDVNFTTQVAPKQMLLPTTAIHIACGGHHTLILTESGNVYCVGSNASGQLGMGTNVTEIPTPKLLSRDALQDQSIVKIACGESHSAVLTESGKLYTCGDGRHGKLGLEENENNVHELTFAIKYQELFVSNVSCGGCHTILLGKRRETNNQTNQESETIQIDHQIQRKNSLPPLKLPVNRLQNESHMDKVEDEKESTESEKILEKSPSEDNQENKLDNEHNDIPETPKDSMNNFEKLEIPATNEVSEETQKVNEVENSEITSEKEDAENNNEENTMKTNNESNVDIEKPSESTKADVDVDSNNVIDKTEETIKTEESKIEDETKTSPEKPTSPDPMPPPKPPRQKTASPQGSVGEDIKVSSKYSEEEEKKENNQDSNPKPNEAKETEESIIRSMTEKINKEEESPAKVSINSHKSRSTKSNADTEETIVADPQHTLDELKTDKITKNEENVEEHTHDDADVIQSPAPRTGKMAKLFKGKRQQETENGTKSSGSTTPKSKSKTCIIL from the exons ATGGGTCTGCCAGacatagaaaatatacctG aaaCTGGTGCAGTTTTCACGATCGGCAGAAGCAGATTTGCGGATAACGTAGCGTCACACTTCTTTATACGCAAGGATCCAGTATTGACAATCACTTGTGGAGATGAACATTCCGCCGTTGTATGTC aGAGTGGCAGACTATTCGTATTTGGAAGCAACGATTGGGGTCAATTGGGTCTCGGTCACAAAAATCATGTCAGCAAACCATCCTGCGTGAAAA TTTTAAAGCCGGAGAAAGTTACACACGTAGCATGTGGAAGAGCTCACACTTTGATATGTACGG GTggacaaaaaatatttgcttGCGGAAGCGATCAGGAAGGACAGCTGGGCCGCGGAAATGCAGCGGTAGGAGATAGCGCGAGCACTCCAGTTTTGGTATACGATTGCGGACTCGCAGGTCCAAGAGTTACTCAAATAGCTGCGGGATCTCACCATTCGATGGCCCTTACCAGCGACGGTGGTGTCATCGCCTGGGGAAGCAATCTTGAAGGACAACTTGGACTATCGGGAATCTCTGGACTGGTAAATAAGCCGACGAAGGTCCCAATTCCCGAACCAGTGAAAGAAATCAGCACAGGATATTATCATTCTGCGTTTTTAACCG AAAGCGGTCTCATTTATATCTGTGGCGAATCTGAAAGTGGCAAGCTCGGGATCGATGTTAACTTCACGACGCAAGTCGCGCCGAAGCAAATGCTATTGCCCACAACGGCGATACACATCGCGTGTGGAGGTCATCATACCCTCATATTAACAG AGAGCGGCAATGTGTATTGCGTTGGAAGCAACGCCAGTGGTCAATTGGGAATGGGGACGAACGTGACCGAAATTCCAACGCCAAAACTTCTTTCTCGTGATGCTCTACAGGATCAGTCGATCGTCAAAATTGCTTGCGGGGAAAGTCACAGTGCTGTTCTAACAG AATCTGGTAAACTCTACACGTGTGGTGACGGTAGACATGGAAAATTGGGTCtcgaggaaaatgaaaataacgtTCACGAATTAACATTCGCTATCAAATATCAAGAACTTTTTGTTTCAAAT GTATCTTGTGGTGGCTGTCACACGATATTGCTAGGTAAAAGACGTGAGACGAATAACCAGACAAATCAAGAATCAGAAACTATACAGATA GATCACCAGATCCAAAGAAAGAATTCTTTGCCTCCTTTGAAACTTCCTGTAAATAGACTACAAAACGAAAGCCATATGGATAAAGTGGAGGACGAAAAGGAATCTACAGAGAGTGAAAAGATTCTTGAAAAATCTCCATCCGAGGACAATCAGGAAAATAAACTGGATAACGAGCATAACGATATCCCCGAAACACCGAAGGATAGTatgaataatttcgaaaaactTGAAATTCCTGCAACGAATGAAGTATCAGAAGAGACGCAAAAAGTCAACGAAGTAGAAAATTCAGAAATCACAAGTGAAAAAGAGGATGCAGAAAATAACAACGAGGAAAACAcaatgaaaacaaataatgAGAGTAATGTTGATATTGAAAAACCAAGCGAATCAACGAAAGCAGATGTTGATGTAGATTCAAATAATGTGATAGACAAAAcagaagaaacgataaaaactgAAGAATCGAAAATCGAAGATGAAACGAAAACTAGTCCAGAAAAACCAACATCTCCTGATCCTATGCCACCACCCAAACCACCTCGACAAAAAACAGCAAGTCCTCAAGGATCTGTAGGCGAAGATATAAAAGTATCAAGTAAGTATtcggaggaggaagaaaaaaaagaaaataatcaagatAGCAATCCAAAACCGAATGAAGCAAAGGAAACCGAAGAGTCGATAATACGATCTatgacagaaaaaataaataaagaagaagaaagtccTGCGAAAGTCTCTATCAATAGCCACAAATCTCGATCAACGAAATCGAATGCCGATACTGAAGAAACTATAGTTGCCGACCCTCAACACACTTTGGACGAGTTGAAGACAGATAAGATCacgaaaaatgaagaaaatgttgAAGAACACACACACGATGATGCTGATGTAATACAATCACCAGCACCTAGAACTG GAAAAATGGCAAAGctattcaaaggaaaaagGCAACAAGAGACAGAAAATGGCACAAAATCTAGTGGAAGTACGACTCCAAAATCAaag TCGAAAACGTGTATCATCTTGTGA
- the LOC127067828 gene encoding zinc finger protein 239-like, which produces MSVWDVMQDVPLDLSCRATEKKVNLTDTSKFQRRLPCQTCGKNFDRPSLLKRHLRTHTGEKPHGCKVCGKMFSTSSSLNTHARIHTGERPHECPICGKRFTASSNLYYHRMTHYKEKPHKCNECGRSFPTPGDLRAHGYSHTGNWPMRCPVCNRGFCKPGALHHHMQLHNGDRPYQCTVCDKKFSIIGNLRTHERTHHSQFSIINLRDSANVENAISRVDNVRFEFLNTNALQLPSTIFPWTSWLPLQY; this is translated from the exons ATGTCTG TTTGGGACGTTATGCAAGATGTACCATTAGATTTGAGTTGTCGCGCaactgaaaaaaaagttaatttgaCGGATACTTCGAAATTTCAGCGACGTTTGCCTTGTCAAACTTGtggaaaaaattttgatagaCCGTCTCTCCTAAAGAGACATTTGCGAACACATACAG GTGAAAAACCACATGGTTGCAAAGTATGTGGTAAAATGTTTAGCACCAGTAGTTCTTTGAACACACATGCAAGAATACACACTGGAGAACGACCTCACGAGTGTCCTATTTGTGGAAAACGTTTCACAGCGTCTTCGAACTTGTATTATCATCGTATGACTCATTATAAg GAAAAGCCACATAAGTGTAACGAATGTGGCCGTTCATTTCCGACTCCTGGAGATCTCAGAGCACATGGATATTCCCATACCGGAAATTGGCCCATGAGATGTCCTGTATGCAATCGAGGATTTTGCAAACCAGGAGCTCTACATCATCATATGCAATTACACAACG GCGATCGTCCCTATCAGTGCACTGTATGTGACaaaaaattctcgattatCGGAAATTTGCGAACACACGAGCGAACTCATCATTcgcaattttctataattaatttaagagATTCTGCAAATGTTGAAAATGCGATTTCGAGAGTTGATAATGTAAGgttcgaatttttaaatacgaaCGCACTTCAGTTACCTTCTACCATTTTTCCTTGGACTTCATGGCTACCCTTGCAATACTAA
- the LOC127067825 gene encoding pseudouridylate synthase 7 homolog has translation MAEINTDSNDSQTTHERISRNRGRGSGSKNRDTFYKHSDRRNCESSNSRESSNKSNRAGSYGGGSRDSNFGRKPYKRIWSHMQGDGKRKRLEVGNRLKEPDIGVTEFIGDHLGFSGLVKERYSDFHVNEISLDGEIVKLTNQDIPSEPQETETLDDLKNCVSDTIWEQLQTLKGEESSTSNIEIDVTDIDKDGRRSIHEIAKRLTNVKSQTIDQNGRKLMIIMKNTKENTNTNAYRFRIDDRVNWKKHGGDYCYFSLHKVNMDTMDALNQMAMMLRIKPNNFNYAGTKDRRAWTTQWVSLKKISPKNILHAGNAIRGAYVGNFKFVKEPLKLGMLTGNRFKIAIRNVTASNEEIEKAMISLRDRGFINYYGLQRFGTVAAIPTHEIGKKLLQGKWHEAIDLILKPREGEQDKGLIEARKIYETTKDAYTAYNKIKRSDKIEATLLKGLAICTDKNPQGALDMIPRNIRLIYIHAYQSFIWNHMVSKRIREFGTHPIVGDLVYQNNLEEKCSEENAEGAEMCQNNSENNSLDDDNDESSNSMKEDQDEMMSEMYEEDNKNDSKKSNNDIKEVTNATEISLKIEEKTNKNNTVENKEEQEDTHNIPLVKILTEEDLPNYTLADIIMPQPGWKVTYPPYAKPWFDEFLAKDELTTDLRQNNKKYSLGGTYRKILQIPLDLSWKIMRYKAKHDDLISSDIDEMKQVTPPKDNPDGEYKALILEMSLGASTYATMALREILKHDTSPQVQAAQSAAHDALVEKKETIADESETNSGDKNTQSKEVEKEGLEQSDKIDEKMDVDSDPKACTGNEKCLIEFETEMQVEPAIDEIEMSEEKVTVSDFSAN, from the exons ATGGCAGAAATAAATACAGATAGCAATGACTCCCAAACAACGCACGAAAGGATATCTCGTAATCGTGGACGTGGATCTGGCAGTAAAAATCGCGatacattttataaacataGTGATCGACGAAATTGTGAATCCTCTAATTCTCGAGAATCAAGTAATAAATCAAATCGAGCTGGATCATATGGAGGTG GTTCCCGTGATAGCAATTTTGGTCGAAAGCCATATAAACGAATCTGGTCACATATGCAAGGAGATGGGAAAAGAAAGCGACTGGAAGTTGGTAATCGTCTGAAAGAACCTGATATTGGTGTGACAGAATTTATAGGAGATCATCTTGGTTTCTCTGGTCTagttaaagaaagatacagTGATTTCCATGTCAATGAAATATCTCTTGATGGTGAGATTGTTAAATTAACAAATCAGGATATTCCTAGTGAACCTCAGGAAACAGAAACTTTAGATGATTTGAAGAATTGTGTATCTGATACAATATGGGAACAGTTACAAACATTAAAAGGAGAAGAATCATCTACTTCTAATATTGAAATTGATGTTACCGATATAGACAAAGATGGACGAAGAAGTATTCATGAAATTGCTAAAAGACTGACAAATGTTAAGAGTCAAACTATTGATCAAAATGGCAGAAAGcttatgataataatgaaaaatacaaaagaaaatacaaatacaaatg CCTACAGGTTCCGTATTGATGACAGAGTTAATTGGAAAAAACATGGAGGAGATTATTGTTACTTTTCATTACATAAGGTGAATATGGATACTATGGATGCTTTAAATCAAATGGCCATGATGCTACGTATTAAaccaaataattttaattatgctGGAACAAAAGATCGTAGAGCATGGACTACTCAATGGGttagtttgaaaaaaatatctcctAAAAACATTTTACATGCAGGAAATGCAATACGTGGTGCCTATGTgggaaatttcaaatttgtaAAAGAACCACTTAAATTAGGTATGTTAACTGGTAATCGCTTTAAAATCGCGATACGAAATGTTACTGCATCAaatgaagaaattgaaaaagctATGATATCGTTACGTGATCGtggatttattaattactatgGTCTTCAACGATTTGGCACAGTTGCTGCCATTCCAACACatgaaataggaaaaaagttGCTTCAGGGTAAATGGCATGAAGCAatcgatttgattttaaaaCCACGAGAAGGTGAACAAGATAAAGGCTTGATAGAGGCaaggaaaatatatgaaacgaCAAAAGATGCATATACagcatataataaaattaagagaTCTGATAAAATTGAAGCAACTCTTTTAAAGGGTCTAGCAATATGCACAGATAAAAATCCTCAAGGTGCATTAGATATGATACCAAGAAATATccgtttaatatatattcatgctTATCAAAGTTTTATATGGAACCATATGGTAtctaaaagaataagagagttTGGTACACATCCTATTGTTGGTGATCTGGtgtatcaaaataatttggaagaaaaatgttcaGAGGAAAATGCAGAAGGTGCAGAAATGTGTCAAAATAATAGTGAAAATAATAGTTtggatgatgataatgatgaatcTAGTAATTCTATGAAAGAAGATCAAGACGAAATGATGTCTGAAATGTatgaagaagataataaaaacgatagcaaaaaatctaataatgatataaaagaagTTACAAATGCTACAGAAATAAGTCttaagatagaagagaaaactaataaaaataatactgttgaaaataaagaagagcaGGAAGATACTCATAATATTCCTTTGGTCAAAATTCTTACTGAAGAAGATTTACCAAATTATACATTAGCTGATATAATAATGCCACAGCCAGGATGGAAAGTGACTTATCCTCCATATGCTAAACCTTGGTTTGATGAATTTTTAGCTAAAGATGAATTAACTACTGATTTAAGACAAAATAATAA gaaATACAGTTTGGGTGGaacttatagaaaaatattacaaattccaTTAGACTTATCTTGGAAAATCATGCGCTATAAAGCTAAGCATGATGATCTTATTTCCAGTGACATCGACGAAATGAAACAAGTTACTCCTCCGAAAGATAATCCTG ACGGAGAATATAAAGCATTGATACTAGAAATGAGTTTAGGAGCAAGTACCTATGCCACAATGGCGTTACGTGAAATATTAAAGCACGATACGTCACCTCAAGTACAGGCTGCACAATCCGCAGCTCATGACGCGctggtagaaaaaaaagaaactattgcTGATGAATCAGAAACAAATAGCGGTGATAAAAATACTCAATCAAaagaagttgaaaaagaaggattaGAACAATCAGATAAAATCGATGAGAAAATGGATGTTGATTCAGATCCGAAAGCATGTACCGGAaacgaaaaatgtttaatcgaATTTGAAACAGAAATGCAAGTAGAACCTGCGATTGATGAAATAGAAATGAGTGAAGAAAAAGTAACTGTAAGTGACTTTAGcgctaattaa
- the LOC127067700 gene encoding uncharacterized protein LOC127067700 — MWKIWILLLCATGISSTLVDPHSFGITIPPKSQGKTSRQHEPIRRFACPVGFFRLKRFCYYLSAGTAPWREAYFHCKDRNATLAVLDRNGKDRMLRKYLMGDQFTKLERWIGGIYNWQQMAWEWGVTGEKMVFRSFGKINPGKSEQYAWHCIVLDPALKYKWNAKSCVQRKHYICEVPAGRIARRRKKTADPFAPQNQRLKPRKQGKKYPGELRRQNNRQKKDWRRDWAEQIANQQWAHGVNPGSRPPVRMRSSREKMRHHSNRTISNATAPKVAQVIPQKQEYGTFLGDGPSSAIHNQPQALSNVNDVLSQFQAKINDFAREEVLLKP, encoded by the exons GGATATCCTCGACCTTGGTTGATCCTCATAGTTTCGGTATAACCATTCCACCGAAAAGTCAAGGAAAAACAAGTCGGCAACACGAACCAATCAGACGCTTCGCATGTCCCGTAGGATTTTTTCGATTGAAAAGATTCTGTTACTACTTGAGCGCGGGTACAGCACCCTGGAGAGAGGCGTACTTCCATTGCAAGGACAGAAACGCGACTCTTGCGGTACTCGATAGAAATGGGAAAGATAGAATGTTAAGGAAATATCTGATGGGCGACCAATTCA CGAAATTGGAGCGATGGATAGGTGGGATTTATAACTGGCAACAAATGGCTTGGGAGTGGGGTGTGACCGGCGAGAAAATGGTTTTTCGGAGCTTCGGTAAAATAAATCCCGGCAAGTCCGAACAATACGCCTGGCACTGCATTGTATTAGATCCTGCTTTGAAGTATAAATGGAACGCCAAAAGTTGTGTGCAACGGAAGCATTATATATGTGAGGTACCAGCCGGGAGAATAG CCAGAAGACGTAAAAAGACGGCCGATCCCTTCGCGCCACAAAACCAAAGATTAAAGCCTCgcaaacaaggaaaaaaatatcctGGTGAGCTTCGAAGGCAAAATAATAGACAAAAAAAGGATTGGAGGCGAGACTGGGCAGAGCAAATTGCGAATCAACAATGGGCGCATGGAGTGAATCCTGGTTCAAGACCACCTGTCAG AATGAGAAgttcaagagaaaaaatgcGACATCACTCGAACAGGACTATTTCGAATGCAACTGCACCGAAAGTCGCTCAAGTAATACCTCAAAAGCAAGAATACGGCACTTTTTTAGGGGATGGACCGAGTAGCGCAATACATAATCAGCCACAAGCTTTATCGAATGTAAATGACGTATTGTCTCAATTCCAAGCTAAGATCAACGATTTCGCGCGAGAGGAGGTTCTGCTTAAACCTTGA